From Phaeocystidibacter marisrubri, the proteins below share one genomic window:
- a CDS encoding Sec-independent protein translocase subunit TatA/TatB, producing MGTFLFISMPEIMVILLVVVMFFGSKQIPEIAKGLGQGVKYVRNATNEIKRDINNSANSNDDIREARDAISEGKKALDDLTDSVRRSTKL from the coding sequence ATGGGTACTTTTCTTTTCATCAGCATGCCAGAAATCATGGTCATCCTCCTTGTAGTGGTGATGTTTTTTGGTTCGAAACAAATTCCTGAAATCGCCAAAGGTTTGGGACAGGGGGTGAAGTACGTTCGCAATGCTACGAATGAGATCAAGCGCGATATCAATAACAGCGCTAACTCAAACGATGACATTCGCGAAGCACGTGACGCTATTTCTGAAGGAAAAAAGGCGTTGGACGATCTTACAGATTCTGTACGTAGATCAACCAAATTGTAA
- a CDS encoding calcium/sodium antiporter, whose product MAVLWILLGLALLLVGGEFLVRGASGIALKMKITPLIVGLTIVSFATSAPELIVSVRASFTGHPDIALGNVIGSNIANIGLILGITAIGFSLPVTWLAYRSDWWVMIFSSALLGFFILDGTLSSVEGLILVAGLVSYIILKIRDNKKSKSAEVDLDPSVAKKSIWTLILLLILSVVALRYGAEFLVLGAVETALHLGIEERVVSLTVVAFGTSIPELAASLIAAKKGEKEMAIGNVVGSNIFNILSVLGFSSIITDIPVLSSDTVDFDLWWMLGFALALWPLMRYFTKAHIGRVEGILLLAAYILYVYLLIAH is encoded by the coding sequence ATGGCCGTTCTCTGGATTCTATTGGGCTTGGCTCTCCTTTTAGTTGGAGGGGAGTTTTTAGTTCGCGGTGCTTCGGGCATCGCATTAAAGATGAAGATCACTCCTCTGATAGTAGGATTGACCATCGTTAGTTTTGCCACCAGCGCTCCTGAACTCATCGTTAGCGTTCGCGCTTCTTTTACCGGACACCCAGACATTGCCCTGGGAAATGTCATTGGTTCAAATATTGCCAACATCGGATTGATCCTCGGTATCACTGCTATTGGTTTTTCTCTACCGGTTACTTGGTTGGCCTACCGATCAGATTGGTGGGTCATGATTTTTTCAAGTGCCCTTTTGGGCTTTTTCATTTTGGATGGAACTCTTTCATCCGTTGAGGGTCTCATCTTAGTTGCCGGACTCGTCAGCTACATCATCCTCAAGATTCGCGACAACAAGAAGAGTAAGAGTGCCGAAGTAGATCTCGACCCATCGGTGGCGAAAAAATCTATATGGACATTAATACTTCTCCTTATTCTCAGTGTGGTTGCCCTCCGTTACGGTGCAGAGTTCTTGGTACTTGGTGCGGTGGAGACGGCCTTGCATTTGGGCATAGAAGAAAGAGTGGTGTCACTTACTGTAGTCGCTTTCGGTACTAGCATTCCAGAATTGGCCGCTTCGCTGATTGCTGCTAAAAAAGGAGAGAAGGAAATGGCGATTGGGAATGTGGTCGGTTCCAATATCTTCAACATTCTATCGGTGCTCGGCTTTAGTTCGATTATTACGGATATTCCTGTACTGAGCAGTGATACAGTGGATTTTGATTTGTGGTGGATGTTGGGCTTTGCTTTAGCACTATGGCCTTTGATGCGCTACTTCACAAAAGCGCATATTGGAAGGGTAGAGGGTATCCTATTGCTCGCCGCGTATATCCTCTATGTGTATCTCTTGATAGCACATTAA
- a CDS encoding glutamine synthetase III family protein, with protein sequence MSTIRFFCIEETMNRKPVNFTPNAGRVSDYFGSHVFNDKSMRAYMTKEAYRSVRSAIDLGAKIDREVADQVAAGMKAWAVSKGATHYTHWFQPLTGGTAEKHDSFFEPTEDGDAIEKFSGGMLVQQEPDASSFPNGGIRNTFEARGYTAWDPTSPAFVIGTTLCIPTIFVSYTGEALDFKTPLLRALQSVDQAATDVAQYFDKNVKKVNATLGWEQEYFLVDSAFFNGRPDMALAGRALLGHGPAKGQQLDDHYFGSIPERVIQFMQEIEFEALRLGIPIKTRHNEVAPSQYEFAPIFEEANVAVDHNSLFMDLMEKVARRHNFRVLLHEKPFAGVNGSGKHNNWSLATDTGVNLLQPGKTPKSNLQFLTFFINTIKAVHDHADMLRATIASAGNDHRLGANEAPPAIISVFIGEQLSAVLDELERLESGKLSPQAKTDLKLNVVGKIPEILLDNTDRNRTSPFAFTGNKFEFRAVGSQANCAQPMTVLNAIMADQLRKFKSDVDALIKNGMKKDDAIFNVLKDYIKASKKIRFEGDGYGDAWKEEAAKRGLNNVPDTPRALDFMVTEEAIRIFEENGVLNRVEVEARHEILLEEYQKRIQIESRVLGDIAGNHVIPTAIRYQSTLIESVQRLKDLFDEKTYKSMAQAQLDMISEISKHVTVIISEKKAMIEARKKANALTDTREMAIAYCDTVKPIMETIRYHADKLELLVDDEMWPLPKFRELLFTR encoded by the coding sequence ATGTCCACAATTCGTTTCTTTTGTATTGAGGAAACTATGAATCGCAAACCGGTGAACTTTACACCAAATGCGGGTCGTGTTTCTGACTACTTTGGTTCACACGTCTTTAATGATAAGTCCATGAGGGCTTACATGACAAAGGAGGCGTACAGAAGTGTACGTTCAGCCATCGATCTCGGAGCTAAGATTGACCGTGAAGTTGCGGATCAAGTTGCAGCAGGAATGAAAGCCTGGGCAGTTAGCAAGGGTGCTACGCATTATACACACTGGTTCCAACCGCTAACAGGTGGTACAGCAGAAAAGCACGATTCATTCTTCGAGCCAACAGAAGATGGAGATGCAATTGAGAAATTTAGCGGTGGCATGTTGGTTCAGCAAGAACCCGATGCATCGAGCTTCCCAAATGGAGGTATCCGCAACACATTTGAAGCGCGTGGTTATACAGCATGGGATCCTACTTCTCCTGCTTTTGTGATTGGAACTACTCTTTGTATTCCAACCATTTTCGTTTCATACACAGGTGAAGCACTCGATTTTAAGACTCCTCTCTTAAGAGCTCTTCAAAGTGTGGATCAAGCAGCTACAGATGTAGCTCAGTACTTCGATAAGAACGTTAAGAAAGTAAATGCGACTCTCGGTTGGGAGCAAGAATACTTCTTGGTGGATAGCGCATTCTTTAACGGACGTCCGGATATGGCTTTGGCAGGTCGTGCACTTCTAGGTCACGGTCCAGCAAAAGGTCAGCAGCTTGATGATCATTACTTTGGAAGTATTCCAGAGCGTGTGATTCAGTTCATGCAAGAAATTGAGTTTGAAGCATTGCGTTTGGGTATTCCTATCAAAACGCGTCACAATGAAGTAGCTCCTTCACAATATGAATTTGCTCCAATCTTTGAAGAGGCAAACGTGGCCGTTGACCACAATTCACTCTTCATGGACTTGATGGAGAAAGTGGCACGTCGCCATAATTTCCGCGTACTTCTTCACGAAAAGCCTTTTGCGGGAGTAAATGGTTCAGGAAAGCATAACAACTGGTCACTTGCAACGGATACGGGGGTAAACTTGCTTCAACCGGGTAAGACGCCTAAGAGCAACCTACAGTTCCTTACCTTCTTTATTAACACCATCAAGGCAGTTCACGATCACGCCGACATGCTTCGCGCTACTATCGCGTCTGCAGGTAACGATCACCGCTTGGGTGCAAACGAAGCTCCTCCTGCGATTATATCTGTATTTATCGGCGAGCAACTCTCTGCCGTATTGGACGAATTGGAGCGTTTGGAGTCTGGTAAACTTAGCCCACAAGCAAAGACTGACCTCAAGCTTAACGTAGTAGGTAAGATTCCTGAAATCCTATTGGACAACACCGACCGTAACCGTACTTCACCGTTCGCGTTTACAGGTAATAAGTTCGAGTTCCGCGCTGTGGGGTCACAGGCGAACTGTGCGCAGCCTATGACCGTTCTCAACGCTATCATGGCCGATCAACTTCGCAAGTTTAAGTCGGACGTAGATGCCTTGATCAAAAACGGCATGAAGAAAGACGATGCCATCTTCAACGTGTTGAAAGACTACATCAAAGCGTCTAAGAAGATTCGTTTTGAAGGCGATGGCTACGGGGATGCATGGAAAGAAGAAGCAGCTAAGCGCGGCTTGAACAACGTTCCTGACACCCCGCGTGCGTTGGACTTCATGGTAACCGAAGAAGCTATCCGCATTTTTGAAGAAAACGGCGTATTGAACCGAGTAGAAGTAGAAGCTCGTCACGAGATTCTTTTGGAAGAATACCAAAAGAGAATTCAAATTGAATCTAGAGTATTGGGTGATATTGCGGGTAACCACGTTATTCCAACGGCAATTCGCTACCAAAGTACTTTGATTGAGAGTGTGCAGCGCTTGAAAGATTTGTTCGACGAGAAGACTTACAAATCAATGGCTCAGGCTCAGTTGGATATGATTTCTGAGATATCAAAGCACGTGACGGTGATCATTTCTGAAAAGAAAGCGATGATTGAAGCGCGCAAGAAGGCGAATGCCCTTACTGATACACGTGAAATGGCTATTGCCTACTGCGATACTGTTAAGCCAATCATGGAAACGATCCGCTATCACGCTGATAAATTGGAGCTGTTAGTAGACGATGAAATGTGGCCATTGCCTAAGTTCAGAGAGCTACTTTTCACACGATAA
- a CDS encoding OmpA family protein: MKYTRFASLLALVMMCSLPVMAQDTGSGEDQDPRADEHKEADEYYDAREFAIAAELFKDAYSEANSKSEKAEITFKLAECYKYMQDYRSAERQYSRAFSLDYGPICVLREADMLKNQGEYEDAIGKYEEYRQLVPADLRGEQGIRSCRQAVDWMENPPTRYQVTNMGRDLNTRDEELAPAYAGKMGRETEMLYFVSNREEATGNEEDGWSQAGFTDIFMIEQQRASRARGRRSSAPEEVSWSAPVQIDGEEEIINTDYHESALCFDKMMKEMYFTRCPREKRAHLGCAIYVAKRSGTNWLPAEPVVLAPDSTYSVGHPSLSEDNTILYFAGALPGSVEDSRDIWMTTYNRRERKWNTPTNLGPIVNTGGDELFPRVHGDGYLYFSSNGLPGMGGLDVWRVKLGEDGMPEGEAENMKWPINSPADDHGLIFDPGDQAAHGYMASTYSERDDHRGGTDLYEVYLVPLEYTISGTIVSSKDGKPVPQVTVTLEGGEAPIVVNTDADGYYMFDRNQLEEGVVYKLTYSKAKFFSGEVSTTTVDIPLAAHELVKDPQGDYYIHNIALSPKIEPIDVPIILPNVLFATAKWDLTPASQAALDTVVDILNRNPNITIELRSHTDYTDDADKNLILSKHRADTCVSYLISKGISPDRLTAVGKGETEPRTIPEGYDGLYSDDFEDGQELTEAWIKRQSKEIQDKANQLNRRTDMKVLRDDYVPSAPVGEDGEVIEAEEEEVVLEPKLHEVQGRESLGRIAREYNVSVRDIKELNGGMRGVRVLPGMILKVTPGADYSEFDRTHYQCERGDDWDKIAEKLGMDADTLEELNPDVDEDQLWPGRYIEIE, translated from the coding sequence ATGAAATACACGCGATTCGCCAGCCTATTGGCTCTTGTTATGATGTGTAGCCTACCAGTAATGGCTCAGGATACTGGTTCAGGAGAGGATCAAGACCCACGGGCAGACGAGCATAAAGAAGCCGACGAGTACTACGATGCTCGCGAGTTTGCTATTGCTGCTGAGTTGTTTAAAGATGCTTATTCTGAGGCTAACTCCAAGAGTGAGAAGGCCGAGATTACATTCAAACTTGCAGAATGTTACAAGTACATGCAGGATTACCGTTCTGCAGAAAGACAGTACAGTAGAGCTTTCAGTTTAGATTATGGACCTATTTGTGTCCTCCGCGAAGCAGACATGCTCAAAAACCAAGGTGAATATGAAGACGCCATTGGTAAATATGAAGAGTATCGTCAGCTCGTACCAGCCGATTTGCGCGGTGAACAAGGCATCCGTTCTTGTCGCCAAGCCGTAGATTGGATGGAAAATCCGCCTACCCGTTATCAAGTTACTAACATGGGTCGCGACTTGAATACCCGCGATGAGGAGCTTGCTCCAGCCTATGCCGGTAAGATGGGGAGAGAAACGGAAATGCTTTATTTCGTTTCAAACCGCGAAGAAGCTACTGGAAATGAAGAAGACGGATGGAGCCAAGCTGGTTTTACCGATATCTTCATGATTGAACAGCAACGTGCCTCTCGCGCAAGAGGTCGCAGAAGCAGCGCTCCAGAAGAAGTTTCTTGGTCTGCACCAGTTCAGATTGATGGCGAAGAGGAAATTATCAACACCGATTATCACGAGAGTGCACTTTGCTTCGACAAGATGATGAAGGAGATGTACTTTACTCGTTGTCCACGTGAAAAGCGCGCTCACTTAGGTTGTGCGATTTATGTGGCCAAGCGTTCAGGTACCAACTGGTTGCCTGCAGAGCCAGTAGTTCTAGCTCCAGATAGCACATATTCAGTAGGTCACCCAAGCTTGAGCGAAGACAATACCATTCTTTACTTCGCAGGTGCACTTCCAGGTTCTGTGGAAGACAGTAGAGATATTTGGATGACGACGTACAATCGCCGTGAGAGAAAGTGGAATACGCCTACCAACTTGGGTCCAATTGTGAACACAGGTGGTGATGAACTTTTTCCACGTGTTCATGGCGACGGTTACCTTTACTTCTCCTCAAACGGCCTTCCAGGTATGGGAGGTTTGGATGTTTGGAGAGTGAAATTGGGTGAAGATGGTATGCCAGAAGGCGAAGCCGAAAACATGAAGTGGCCTATCAACTCACCTGCCGATGATCATGGTTTGATCTTCGATCCAGGAGATCAAGCGGCTCATGGTTATATGGCTTCTACCTACTCAGAGCGCGATGACCACAGAGGAGGGACAGACCTTTATGAGGTGTACTTGGTTCCTTTGGAATACACGATTTCAGGTACTATTGTTAGCTCGAAAGACGGCAAGCCAGTTCCTCAAGTTACCGTTACTCTCGAAGGTGGCGAGGCTCCAATTGTCGTAAATACCGATGCGGATGGTTACTATATGTTCGACCGCAATCAATTGGAAGAAGGAGTAGTTTACAAATTGACTTACTCTAAGGCGAAGTTCTTCTCTGGAGAAGTGAGCACAACTACGGTTGATATTCCGCTTGCGGCACATGAATTAGTAAAAGATCCTCAGGGGGATTACTATATCCACAATATTGCGCTCAGTCCGAAAATTGAGCCGATTGACGTTCCAATTATTCTTCCTAACGTACTCTTTGCTACGGCGAAGTGGGACTTGACTCCAGCTTCTCAAGCTGCATTGGATACAGTGGTTGATATCTTGAACCGTAACCCGAACATCACAATCGAACTTCGTTCACATACGGATTACACCGATGATGCTGATAAGAACTTAATTCTTTCGAAACATCGTGCAGATACTTGTGTGAGCTATTTGATCTCTAAAGGAATTTCTCCAGATCGCTTGACTGCGGTAGGTAAAGGTGAGACTGAACCACGTACTATTCCAGAAGGATACGACGGATTGTACAGCGATGATTTCGAAGATGGTCAGGAGTTGACCGAAGCTTGGATTAAGCGTCAGAGCAAGGAAATTCAAGACAAGGCGAATCAATTGAACCGTCGTACCGATATGAAGGTGTTGAGAGACGATTACGTTCCTTCAGCTCCAGTTGGAGAAGATGGCGAAGTGATTGAAGCAGAGGAGGAAGAAGTAGTTCTTGAGCCTAAGCTACACGAAGTACAGGGACGTGAATCACTCGGTCGTATTGCTCGTGAATACAATGTATCGGTTCGTGATATTAAAGAGTTGAATGGAGGAATGCGCGGAGTGCGTGTATTGCCAGGAATGATTTTGAAAGTGACTCCAGGCGCTGATTACAGTGAGTTCGACAGAACGCACTACCAGTGTGAACGAGGAGACGATTGGGATAAAATTGCAGAGAAACTCGGTATGGATGCCGATACACTTGAAGAATTGAATCCTGATGTTGATGAAGATCAGTTGTGGCCAGGTCGCTACATCGAAATCGAATAA
- the secDF gene encoding protein translocase subunit SecDF produces the protein MQNKGVIRLFAIVFAVVCLWELSFTYFANQVENDATEVAAGDAERKQNYLDSMLTQEVYSLGFESMTYTYAEVKDRELNLGLDLRGGMNVIMEVSVRDILHLLADDTQDPMFMQALARTDSASTSSQDAYVDLFFQEFDAILAKSGGVRKYADPGFFGTQRITERIGFNATNDQVKTLVSQYVSDAVDEVYTVLKARIDQFGVIQPNVQRLEGSGRILVELPGVKDPERVKEILQQTARLEFWKAYKAYEIGNYLSDVNERLRGIVEVPEEFKKAVAAQSASDSTDSGFDASEFAGIEEDSTGETTEVDSAAAMAEADSLQNMFNPIWTIFSPNLDQNNSWQAGPFIGYAQVKDTALINSYLRMPEIRSLLPAQFRYVKWAWNRPTKGSNFVGLVALAGNRDNSPELEGDVITDARQDFDQMGRPNVSIAMNAVGSNLWKQLTGRLAEEQDIFDVPGHPSQLDGNGKRGYIAITLDGVVYSAPSVNSEIPGGRTEISGSFTVEEAKDLATVLRAGKLPVPTHIVQSEVVGPTLGEEAIRASFNSFLIALIVVMLYMILYYNFAGIVADISLILNMLFIFGMLASMKAVLTLPGMAGIVLTIGMAVDANVIIYERIREELSNGKDVRLAIRDGYKYSYSAIIDANLTTLITAIILYVFGTGPIRGFATTLIIGILSSLFCAIFVTRLVYEWRLSKKAKVTFSTKFSDGWMKNVNFDIIGKRKTAYVISAILIVISLGSLFTKGLNQGVDFVGGRSYTIRFDQPVDITEIGESVGAQLVDDDGEVYTPIVKTLGESSQIVLTTKYKVAETGVDAEIQHKVYEGVKGFFKTPVSEEVFMAQGDEAIGLVASRQVGPTIADDIERDAFWAVLFSLLAIFLYILIRFSKWQYSLGAVAALLHDVIIVFGIFSIFDGVLPFQLEVDQAFVAAILTVIGYSLNDTVVVFDRVREYFGHYHKKRAMSSILNSAMNGTLSRTVNTSMTTMVVLLIILFFGGDSIRGFIFAITVGVLVGTYSSLFVATPVMFDATKSDKEDDK, from the coding sequence ATGCAGAACAAAGGCGTGATCCGCTTATTTGCGATCGTCTTCGCTGTAGTTTGTTTGTGGGAACTCTCCTTCACGTACTTCGCCAACCAGGTGGAGAACGACGCAACTGAAGTTGCGGCAGGAGATGCCGAACGCAAGCAGAACTACTTGGATTCTATGTTGACCCAAGAGGTATATAGTCTTGGCTTTGAGTCAATGACCTATACATATGCCGAAGTGAAGGATCGGGAGCTTAACCTTGGTTTGGACCTTCGAGGAGGTATGAACGTTATCATGGAAGTTTCCGTTCGCGACATCTTGCATCTACTTGCAGATGATACTCAGGATCCAATGTTTATGCAGGCTTTGGCCCGCACAGATTCAGCATCAACAAGCAGTCAAGATGCTTATGTTGACCTATTTTTCCAAGAATTTGACGCTATCCTAGCTAAGTCAGGAGGAGTACGTAAGTACGCGGATCCAGGCTTCTTTGGCACTCAGAGAATTACTGAGCGCATTGGGTTTAACGCTACAAACGATCAAGTTAAAACACTCGTTTCGCAGTACGTAAGTGATGCGGTAGACGAGGTGTATACAGTCTTGAAAGCTCGTATTGACCAATTTGGTGTGATTCAACCAAACGTTCAGCGTTTGGAAGGTTCAGGTCGAATTTTGGTTGAACTTCCAGGTGTGAAAGATCCAGAGCGCGTGAAGGAAATCCTTCAACAAACGGCGCGATTGGAGTTCTGGAAGGCTTACAAGGCCTATGAAATTGGAAACTATCTGTCTGACGTGAATGAGCGTCTTCGCGGTATTGTTGAAGTACCAGAAGAGTTCAAGAAAGCGGTAGCAGCACAATCGGCTTCAGATTCTACCGATAGTGGTTTCGACGCTTCCGAATTCGCAGGTATTGAAGAAGATTCAACAGGTGAAACCACTGAGGTTGACTCTGCAGCGGCTATGGCTGAGGCGGATTCTCTTCAGAATATGTTCAACCCAATTTGGACAATCTTCTCGCCAAATCTAGATCAGAACAACAGTTGGCAAGCAGGTCCATTCATCGGTTATGCACAGGTGAAGGATACCGCTTTGATTAACAGCTACCTCCGTATGCCGGAGATTCGCTCGCTTCTCCCTGCTCAATTCCGCTATGTGAAGTGGGCATGGAACCGTCCAACCAAAGGTTCAAACTTTGTTGGCTTGGTGGCGCTTGCAGGTAACCGTGATAACTCTCCAGAATTGGAAGGTGATGTGATTACCGATGCTCGTCAGGACTTTGACCAAATGGGTCGACCAAATGTGAGCATTGCCATGAACGCCGTGGGTTCTAACCTTTGGAAGCAACTTACCGGTCGCTTGGCGGAAGAGCAAGATATTTTCGATGTACCAGGTCACCCATCTCAACTTGATGGTAACGGTAAGCGTGGTTATATCGCTATTACATTGGACGGAGTGGTTTACTCTGCACCAAGTGTGAACAGCGAGATTCCAGGTGGTCGTACAGAGATTTCTGGTTCATTCACTGTAGAAGAAGCAAAAGACCTTGCTACCGTACTTCGTGCGGGTAAGCTTCCAGTGCCAACTCACATTGTTCAATCAGAGGTAGTTGGACCAACCCTCGGTGAAGAGGCGATTCGCGCTTCCTTCAACTCTTTCCTCATCGCTCTTATTGTAGTGATGTTGTACATGATTCTTTACTACAACTTCGCAGGTATCGTTGCTGATATCTCGCTTATTCTCAACATGCTCTTCATCTTTGGTATGTTGGCAAGTATGAAGGCCGTTCTTACCCTTCCTGGTATGGCAGGTATCGTTCTAACCATTGGTATGGCGGTAGATGCGAACGTAATTATCTACGAGCGTATCCGTGAAGAACTATCAAACGGTAAGGATGTTAGATTGGCTATCCGCGATGGTTACAAGTACTCTTATAGTGCGATTATCGATGCGAACTTAACGACCTTGATCACTGCGATTATCCTTTACGTATTCGGTACAGGTCCTATCCGTGGTTTCGCAACTACATTGATTATCGGTATCCTCAGTTCATTGTTCTGTGCGATTTTCGTTACTCGTTTGGTTTACGAATGGAGATTGAGCAAGAAGGCAAAGGTTACTTTCAGTACGAAGTTTTCTGATGGATGGATGAAGAATGTAAACTTCGACATCATTGGAAAGCGTAAGACTGCTTACGTTATCAGTGCAATTCTTATCGTTATTTCCTTAGGTTCACTCTTTACGAAAGGATTGAATCAAGGTGTGGACTTTGTCGGTGGTCGTAGCTACACGATTCGCTTTGATCAACCTGTAGATATTACGGAGATTGGCGAGAGTGTGGGTGCACAGCTTGTTGATGATGATGGGGAAGTGTACACTCCAATTGTAAAGACCTTGGGAGAATCTTCTCAAATTGTCTTGACAACCAAGTACAAAGTTGCTGAAACAGGTGTTGACGCTGAAATTCAGCACAAAGTATACGAAGGGGTGAAAGGATTCTTCAAAACTCCTGTGAGCGAAGAGGTATTCATGGCTCAAGGTGATGAGGCCATCGGTCTCGTAGCGAGTCGTCAGGTGGGGCCTACCATTGCAGATGACATCGAGCGCGATGCATTCTGGGCGGTATTGTTCTCCCTACTTGCCATCTTCTTGTACATCCTCATTCGATTCAGCAAGTGGCAATACTCTTTGGGTGCGGTTGCAGCATTGCTTCACGACGTAATTATCGTGTTCGGTATCTTCTCCATTTTCGACGGTGTTTTGCCGTTCCAGTTGGAGGTAGATCAAGCATTCGTTGCGGCTATCCTTACAGTGATTGGTTACTCATTGAATGATACCGTGGTTGTATTCGACCGCGTTCGTGAGTACTTCGGCCACTACCACAAGAAGCGCGCAATGAGCAGCATCTTGAACTCTGCAATGAACGGAACACTTAGCCGTACGGTGAACACTTCCATGACTACCATGGTTGTATTGTTGATCATCTTGTTCTTCGGTGGTGACTCTATTCGCGGATTCATTTTCGCCATTACCGTGGGTGTTCTTGTAGGTACGTATTCATCGTTGTTCGTTGCAACACCGGTGATGTTCGATGCAACGAAATCAGATAAAGAAGACGACAAGTAA
- a CDS encoding AIR synthase related protein: MEKSSRYAERGVSSGKEEVHKAIANVDKGLFPKAFCKIIPDYLTGSEDHCLVMHADGAGTKSSLAYVYWKETGDISVWKGIAQDALVMNIDDLLCVGATENILLSSTIGRNKNLIPGEVISAIIQGNEELLEDFRKHGVDIVSTGGETADVGDLVRTIIVDSTVVARMRRDEVIDNANIRPGDVIVGLSSYGQATYEDHYNGGMGSNGLTSARHDVFNKLVAEKYPESFDPAVPSDLVYSGSVSLTEEVEGTGRTAGQLVLSPTRSYAPVIKEILNHHRGDIHGMIHCSGGAQTKILHFVNGGHIIKDNLFPTPPLFSLIQKESGTSWEEMYQVFNMGHRMELYMNENAAQAIIDIAQKYGIEAQIVGRVEESEQPHLTITSEHGTFTYGK; this comes from the coding sequence ATGGAAAAGAGTTCACGTTACGCAGAAAGAGGAGTTTCTTCTGGTAAAGAAGAAGTTCACAAGGCCATTGCCAATGTTGATAAGGGTTTATTCCCTAAAGCATTCTGTAAGATCATTCCTGATTATTTGACAGGAAGTGAAGACCACTGCTTGGTTATGCATGCGGATGGTGCCGGTACAAAATCGTCACTCGCCTATGTATATTGGAAGGAAACAGGAGACATTTCTGTTTGGAAGGGCATTGCACAAGATGCGTTGGTGATGAACATCGACGATCTACTTTGTGTAGGTGCAACTGAGAATATTCTTCTCTCTTCAACCATCGGTCGTAACAAGAACCTTATTCCAGGTGAAGTCATCTCAGCGATCATTCAAGGAAATGAAGAGTTGTTGGAAGACTTTCGTAAACACGGAGTTGATATCGTATCAACAGGTGGAGAGACCGCTGATGTAGGCGACCTTGTAAGAACCATCATTGTGGATAGTACAGTAGTCGCTAGAATGCGTCGCGACGAAGTGATTGACAATGCGAACATTCGTCCGGGTGATGTAATTGTTGGCCTATCGAGTTATGGTCAGGCTACCTATGAAGATCACTACAATGGTGGAATGGGAAGTAATGGACTTACTTCGGCACGTCACGACGTCTTCAATAAACTCGTAGCAGAGAAATATCCAGAGAGTTTTGATCCTGCCGTACCATCTGATCTAGTGTACTCCGGTAGCGTGTCTCTTACTGAAGAAGTAGAGGGTACTGGAAGAACTGCTGGACAATTGGTCCTTTCGCCAACCCGTAGTTACGCGCCTGTCATCAAAGAAATTTTGAACCACCATAGAGGAGATATTCACGGAATGATTCACTGTTCAGGTGGAGCTCAAACTAAGATTCTTCATTTCGTGAATGGTGGGCATATTATCAAGGACAATCTTTTCCCAACTCCACCACTGTTTAGCCTGATTCAAAAGGAGAGTGGTACTTCATGGGAAGAGATGTATCAAGTATTCAACATGGGGCACCGGATGGAGCTTTACATGAATGAGAATGCAGCTCAAGCGATCATCGATATTGCACAGAAATACGGTATTGAAGCGCAGATTGTGGGAAGAGTAGAGGAGTCGGAACAACCTCACCTTACCATTACAAGTGAGCATGGAACTTTTACCTACGGTAAATGA